From Streptomyces sp. NBC_00775, one genomic window encodes:
- the trxA gene encoding thioredoxin: MRRGHTGTHAEYAPGRWRCANRHDPDARKRDRRMSSTVELTKENFDQTVTDNEFVLIDFWASWCGPCRQFAPVYEKAAEANPDLVFAKVDTEAQPELAAAFDIQSIPTLMIVRDQVAIFAQPGALPQAALDDVIGQARKLDMDEVRKSIAEQQAQQDGQ, from the coding sequence GTGCGCCGTGGCCACACGGGTACGCACGCGGAATACGCCCCCGGGAGGTGGCGTTGTGCAAACCGGCATGACCCGGACGCGAGGAAGAGGGATAGACGTATGAGCAGCACCGTGGAGCTCACCAAGGAGAACTTCGACCAGACGGTCACGGACAACGAGTTCGTCCTGATCGACTTCTGGGCGTCCTGGTGCGGGCCGTGCCGTCAGTTCGCCCCCGTCTACGAGAAGGCCGCCGAGGCCAACCCCGACCTGGTGTTCGCCAAGGTCGACACCGAGGCGCAGCCGGAGCTGGCCGCGGCCTTCGACATCCAGTCGATCCCGACGCTGATGATCGTCCGCGACCAGGTCGCGATCTTCGCCCAGCCGGGGGCGCTGCCCCAGGCCGCCCTGGACGACGTCATCGGGCAGGCCCGGAAGCTGGACATGGACGAGGTCCGCAAGTCCATCGCGGAGCAGCAGGCCCAGCAGGACGGTCAGTAA
- a CDS encoding dihydrolipoyl dehydrogenase family protein, giving the protein MTETESIAYDVVVLGAGPVGENVADRTRAAGLSTAVVESELVGGECSYWACMPSKALLRPAIARADARRVPGLRQSVQGPLDAPAVLAHRDYYASHWKDDGQIAWLDGIGADLYRGHGRLDGPRRVTVEGPDGERQVLTARHAVVVSTGSRALLPNLPGLAQVKPWTSREATSAHAVPGRLIVVGGGVVAAEMATAWRALGSEVTVLVRGKGLLPRMEPFAGELVAEALQEAGADVRTGTSVSAVTREGSTVVALTDSGDRIEADEILFATGRAPRTDDLGLDTVGLEPGSWLDVDDSLQVVGSEWLYAVGDVNHRALLTHQGKYQARIAGSAIAARAAGVPLLETDPWGAHSATADRAAVPQVVFTDPEAAAVGLSLAEAEAAGHRVRAVDVDMSSVAGAGLYADGYRGRARMVVDLDREILLGVTFVGPGVGELIHSASIAVAGEVPIGRLWHAVPSYPTVSEVWLRLLEGYRDA; this is encoded by the coding sequence ATGACGGAAACGGAATCCATCGCGTACGACGTCGTGGTGCTCGGGGCCGGGCCCGTGGGGGAGAACGTCGCCGACCGCACCCGCGCGGCAGGTCTGTCCACCGCGGTCGTGGAGAGCGAGCTGGTCGGCGGCGAGTGCTCGTACTGGGCCTGCATGCCCAGCAAGGCACTGCTGCGCCCGGCCATCGCCCGCGCCGACGCCCGCCGTGTGCCCGGACTCAGGCAGTCCGTGCAGGGCCCCCTCGACGCCCCCGCGGTCCTCGCCCACCGCGACTACTACGCGTCCCACTGGAAGGACGACGGCCAGATCGCCTGGCTGGACGGCATCGGCGCCGATCTGTACCGCGGCCACGGGCGGCTCGACGGGCCGCGCAGGGTGACCGTCGAGGGACCGGACGGCGAGCGGCAGGTGCTGACCGCCCGGCACGCGGTCGTCGTCAGCACCGGCAGCCGCGCCCTCCTCCCCAATCTGCCGGGACTCGCCCAGGTCAAACCCTGGACCAGCCGCGAGGCCACCAGCGCGCACGCCGTGCCCGGACGGCTGATCGTGGTGGGCGGCGGTGTGGTCGCCGCCGAGATGGCCACGGCCTGGCGGGCCCTGGGCTCCGAGGTCACCGTCCTCGTCCGCGGCAAGGGCCTGCTGCCCCGCATGGAGCCCTTCGCCGGGGAGCTGGTCGCCGAGGCCTTGCAGGAGGCGGGCGCGGACGTGCGCACCGGCACCTCGGTGTCCGCGGTGACCCGGGAGGGCTCCACGGTGGTTGCGCTGACCGACTCCGGCGACCGGATCGAGGCCGACGAGATCCTCTTCGCCACCGGGCGCGCGCCCCGCACCGACGACCTCGGCCTCGACACGGTCGGCCTGGAACCCGGTTCCTGGCTCGACGTCGACGACAGCCTCCAGGTGGTCGGCAGCGAGTGGCTGTACGCCGTCGGCGACGTGAACCACCGCGCACTCCTCACCCACCAGGGCAAGTACCAGGCCCGGATCGCGGGCTCCGCCATCGCCGCCCGCGCCGCCGGGGTGCCCCTCCTGGAGACCGACCCCTGGGGAGCCCATTCCGCGACCGCCGACCGCGCGGCCGTCCCCCAGGTCGTCTTCACCGACCCGGAGGCCGCGGCCGTGGGCCTCTCCCTCGCCGAGGCGGAAGCCGCCGGGCACCGCGTCCGGGCCGTGGACGTCGACATGTCCTCGGTGGCGGGCGCGGGCCTGTACGCGGACGGCTACCGCGGCCGGGCCCGCATGGTCGTCGACCTCGACCGCGAGATCCTCCTCGGCGTCACCTTCGTCGGCCCCGGCGTGGGCGAACTGATCCACTCGGCATCCATCGCGGTCGCCGGTGAGGTGCCGATCGGCCGCCTCTGGCACGCCGTGCCGTCCTACCCGACGGTGAGCGAAGTGTGGCTGCGGCTGCTGGAGGGGTACCGGGACGCGTAG
- a CDS encoding ABC-F family ATP-binding cassette domain-containing protein — MITVRGVDVRVGARLLLSDIFFHVSPGDRIGLVGRNGAGKTTLLNTLAGQARPAAGSISRTGALGYLPQDPRAADPAVTVTDRILSARGLDHAVRMLRAAEAAMADGSERAMNAYVRAEAEFLARGGYAAEAEAARVAAGLGLPTRVMDQPVGALSGGQRRRVELARILFADHGTLLLDEPTNHLDADSVGWLRAFLTNHQAGLVLISHDTSLLADVVNRVFHLDPSRATLDVHNTGWHAYLAQRDADERRRARERANAERKAATLHAQADKMRAYVSTAVAAKNMARRADRMLAELEPVRQTEKAARIRLPEPAPCGRMPLGAISLTKAYGDLRVLGGVDLAVDRGSRLVILGLNGSGKTTLLRLLAGHDTPDSGRVVHGHGLRLGYFAQEHDTLDPADTVRGQLAATAPHLTDGEVRRVLGSFLFTGDDADKRVGVLSGGEKTRLALAGLVHSGANVLLLDEPTNNLDPVSRAEVLAAVGTYPGAIVMVTHDVGAIEALRPDRVLLLPDADEDLWSEEYLELVSLA; from the coding sequence ATGATCACCGTTCGCGGTGTCGACGTGCGCGTGGGCGCCCGTCTGCTGCTGTCCGACATCTTCTTCCACGTCTCCCCCGGCGACCGAATCGGTCTCGTCGGCCGCAACGGCGCGGGCAAGACCACCCTGCTGAACACCCTGGCGGGGCAGGCGCGGCCCGCCGCCGGGTCCATCTCCCGTACGGGGGCGCTCGGTTACCTGCCCCAGGACCCTCGCGCGGCCGACCCCGCGGTGACGGTCACGGACAGGATCCTGTCGGCGCGCGGCCTGGATCATGCCGTACGGATGCTGCGCGCGGCGGAGGCCGCGATGGCCGACGGCTCCGAGCGCGCGATGAACGCCTATGTGCGGGCGGAGGCCGAGTTCCTGGCGCGTGGCGGGTACGCGGCCGAGGCGGAGGCGGCCCGGGTCGCCGCGGGCCTCGGGCTGCCGACCCGGGTCATGGACCAGCCGGTCGGCGCTCTGTCCGGCGGTCAGCGCCGCCGGGTCGAGCTGGCCCGCATCCTGTTCGCGGACCACGGCACCTTGCTGCTGGACGAACCGACGAACCACCTGGACGCCGACTCGGTCGGCTGGCTGCGCGCCTTCTTGACGAACCATCAGGCCGGGCTCGTGCTCATCAGCCACGACACCTCGCTGCTGGCCGACGTGGTCAACCGCGTCTTCCACCTCGACCCCTCGCGCGCCACGCTCGACGTCCACAACACGGGCTGGCACGCCTACCTCGCCCAGCGGGACGCCGACGAGCGCCGCCGGGCCCGGGAGCGGGCGAACGCCGAGCGCAAGGCGGCGACGCTGCACGCGCAGGCGGACAAGATGCGCGCGTACGTGTCGACGGCCGTGGCGGCGAAGAACATGGCCCGCCGCGCCGACCGCATGCTCGCCGAGCTCGAACCGGTCCGGCAGACGGAGAAGGCGGCCAGGATCCGGCTGCCCGAGCCCGCCCCCTGCGGACGGATGCCGCTCGGTGCGATCAGCCTGACCAAGGCGTACGGCGATCTCCGTGTCCTCGGCGGAGTCGACCTGGCCGTCGACCGGGGCAGCCGGCTGGTGATCCTCGGCCTCAACGGCTCGGGCAAGACCACGCTGCTGCGTCTCCTCGCCGGCCACGACACCCCGGACAGCGGGCGTGTGGTGCACGGTCATGGGCTGCGCCTCGGCTACTTCGCGCAGGAGCACGACACGCTCGACCCCGCCGACACGGTCCGGGGGCAGCTGGCCGCCACGGCGCCGCATCTCACGGACGGCGAGGTGCGGCGGGTGCTCGGCTCGTTCCTGTTCACGGGCGACGACGCCGACAAACGCGTCGGCGTCCTGTCCGGAGGCGAGAAGACCCGCCTCGCCCTGGCGGGTCTGGTCCACTCCGGCGCGAACGTGCTGCTCCTCGACGAGCCCACCAACAACCTCGACCCGGTCTCCCGGGCCGAGGTCCTGGCCGCGGTGGGCACGTACCCGGGCGCGATCGTCATGGTCACCCACGACGTGGGCGCCATCGAGGCCCTGCGTCCGGACCGGGTGCTGCTGCTCCCGGACGCGGACGAGGATCTGTGGAGCGAGGAGTACCTGGAGCTCGTCTCCCTGGCCTGA
- a CDS encoding PepSY-associated TM helix domain-containing protein → MSTAPSTTTDESPQSVAPTPSRRIWSPLRPLILRLHFYAGLLVAPFLLVAATTGLLYAASFQAEKIVYAHELTVPAGDHKLPLSQQVAAARKAHPEGTVSAVRPSPEADATTRVLLSGVPGVGADHTLAVFVDPYTGKVRGALEQYGSTGALPLRTWIDGLHANLQLGENGRLYSELAASWLWVIAGGGLVLWFGRRRAQRKVRGTSGRRRTLGLHGTVGVWAAAGFIFLSATGLTWSTYAGANIDTLRTSLGQATPSVSSATGGEHAGHAGMGTAEATTPDIALDVDKILAAARAKGLGDPVEIVAPADASSAYVVKQIQRSWPEKQDSVAVDPATGKVIDELRFADYPLLAKLTRWGIDAHTGVLFGLVNQIALMALGLSLILLIVWGYRMWWQRGRASAFGRPIPRGTWQQVPPQILVPAMAAVAVLGYFVPLLGIPLAVFIAVDVLLGEIAYRKGKRTYGGPVA, encoded by the coding sequence ATGTCCACCGCTCCCTCGACCACGACGGACGAGTCCCCGCAGTCCGTAGCGCCGACACCGTCCCGAAGAATCTGGTCCCCGCTGCGCCCCCTGATCCTGCGCCTGCACTTCTACGCCGGACTGCTCGTCGCCCCGTTCCTGCTGGTCGCCGCCACGACCGGCCTGCTGTACGCCGCCTCGTTCCAGGCCGAGAAGATCGTGTACGCGCATGAGCTGACCGTCCCGGCCGGCGACCACAAGCTTCCGCTGTCCCAGCAGGTGGCCGCCGCCCGCAAGGCCCACCCCGAGGGCACGGTCTCCGCCGTACGCCCCTCACCGGAGGCGGACGCCACGACCCGCGTACTGCTCTCCGGCGTCCCCGGCGTCGGCGCCGACCACACCCTCGCCGTCTTCGTCGACCCGTACACCGGGAAGGTCCGCGGAGCCCTGGAACAGTACGGGTCCACAGGTGCGCTTCCGCTGCGCACCTGGATCGACGGGCTGCACGCCAACCTCCAGCTCGGCGAGAACGGCCGCCTCTACAGCGAACTCGCCGCCAGCTGGCTGTGGGTGATCGCGGGCGGCGGCCTGGTGCTGTGGTTCGGCCGCCGCCGTGCCCAGCGCAAGGTGCGCGGCACCAGTGGGCGCCGCCGCACGCTCGGGCTGCACGGCACGGTCGGTGTCTGGGCTGCCGCCGGGTTCATCTTTCTCTCGGCGACAGGTCTGACCTGGTCGACGTACGCCGGGGCGAACATCGACACCCTCAGGACCTCGCTCGGCCAGGCGACGCCCTCGGTCTCGTCGGCGACCGGCGGCGAGCACGCGGGCCACGCCGGCATGGGGACCGCGGAGGCCACGACACCGGACATCGCCCTCGACGTCGACAAGATCCTCGCGGCCGCCCGCGCCAAGGGCCTCGGCGACCCCGTCGAGATCGTCGCGCCCGCCGACGCCTCCTCCGCCTACGTCGTGAAGCAGATCCAGCGCAGCTGGCCCGAGAAGCAGGACTCGGTGGCCGTGGACCCGGCGACGGGCAAGGTCATCGACGAACTCCGCTTCGCCGACTACCCGCTGCTCGCCAAGCTGACCCGCTGGGGCATCGACGCGCACACCGGGGTCCTGTTCGGCCTCGTGAACCAGATCGCCCTGATGGCCCTCGGGCTCTCGCTGATCCTGCTCATCGTGTGGGGCTACCGCATGTGGTGGCAGCGCGGCCGCGCCTCCGCGTTCGGCCGGCCCATCCCGCGCGGCACCTGGCAGCAGGTCCCGCCGCAGATCCTGGTCCCGGCCATGGCGGCCGTCGCCGTCCTCGGCTACTTCGTCCCGCTGCTCGGCATCCCGCTCGCGGTGTTCATCGCCGTGGACGTCCTCCTCGGCGAGATCGCGTACCGGAAGGGGAAGCGCACCTACGGCGGCCCGGTGGCGTGA
- a CDS encoding peptide deformylase, translated as MASERDPSTSRPLSDLVEELLSHEGPLPIVAAGDPVLRRLAEPFDGQLDPGLLARFVAALRATMHAAPGVGLAAPQVGVPLRLAVIEDPAPVPDEVRLARGRVPLPFRVLVNPSYEGVGAGRAAFFEGCLSVPGWQALVVRHAEVRLTALDEHGRPVDEVFTGWPARIVQHETDHLDGMLYLDRAEPRSLSSNQAMADRWNQPTPERAAAALGFTLPG; from the coding sequence ATGGCATCCGAACGTGACCCCAGCACCTCCCGCCCCCTGAGCGACCTGGTCGAGGAACTCCTCTCCCACGAAGGCCCGTTGCCGATCGTCGCCGCCGGTGACCCGGTGCTGCGCCGGCTTGCCGAGCCCTTCGACGGTCAGCTGGACCCCGGGCTGCTGGCCCGCTTCGTCGCGGCCCTGCGCGCGACGATGCACGCGGCGCCGGGCGTCGGCCTCGCCGCGCCGCAGGTCGGCGTACCGCTGCGGCTCGCCGTCATCGAGGATCCGGCGCCGGTGCCCGATGAGGTGCGCCTCGCGCGCGGACGGGTTCCGCTGCCGTTCCGGGTGCTGGTCAATCCGTCGTACGAAGGGGTCGGCGCGGGTCGGGCCGCGTTCTTCGAGGGCTGTCTGAGCGTTCCGGGCTGGCAGGCGCTGGTGGTCCGGCACGCCGAGGTGCGGCTGACGGCGCTGGACGAGCACGGCCGCCCGGTCGACGAAGTGTTCACCGGCTGGCCCGCGCGCATCGTCCAGCACGAGACGGACCACCTGGACGGCATGCTCTACCTCGACCGCGCGGAGCCTCGCTCACTGTCCTCGAACCAGGCGATGGCGGACCGCTGGAACCAGCCGACGCCGGAGCGGGCGGCCGCGGCTCTCGGCTTCACGCTGCCCGGCTGA